A DNA window from Paenibacillus segetis contains the following coding sequences:
- a CDS encoding S-layer homology domain-containing protein has product MQRFKKPLVWLSLLSLLISLIPAMGVGGSEAYAADLKATTYFAPDDRDILKTANLELGAIGNGTDLRQKVKVTYSPTIAITGSYSKVSSDTLSAQVDLLSWDNNGGSNGKGTWVVDRVHSAPGAVLPDNSNSNLFNAPNLTLFPGLNRITLKGSFGLVEGSETFYVLYDKVPYYTGIAITGSGFLSDISLNEGTRVVVKSPQISLTGKVYNTSKVTVTIDGKELSTDVFNNELFTPSIKLSPGLNKLAIKLTNGSDSLEITREVYYFTDEKPFIDIHVLDNNNSSKPYDLLTSIPTLKNGSSDNDVIVQMMIPFSAGTKEFAQDYKVSIDTNPVNPASIVMLSANLYNDKGEFIVPTTGSTEDVIIEDSTGPAYRLVTFQIKGVPFQHESDGSVKATQSPKITVNYGSKVSADPVPVTTWGFESSYTPVYKLSNLTSIKNIYYLPDYVSGDNGKVGATSKLPLNNAAVNSSDFYIMVETDGGITTADALKAKYLPLGTKELSISTTGIQALDKDGVNITNTYIYKITGFANGVQKVRFEYPSKSSTYDATISYSSISGILVDNLVDGQTYKYNSKLDGGTSITQLVVSGEYFGFDVSTPDKIKDLNAEYSVNGINIEKETDPTKYGSDTKLIDTTTDPKFPKFSLSLNISKEGPLVAGANTIEFRGRYKDAAGNYVPIVKSLRIYIVDENVADITQFHPGKVPQAGVAGQQRPPFPAQDDFMLPANNAFREAVDEAIRKIIEIPTEFTLKDGKYTTSEQSYDVIIRGSGTSKVNLYFGSEKIFSIDIPGIADKFTAVNGFYPETTKEYYYEVVGNSNDFLLRIRNNEEIDANGNVKYLGNFQFAKDTTGTHVYNLELINETGARTNQRMEITREVAPYRLLAPQPTVGDQYVVNKNFVRFDIEAEGATKVIIGKDEATPRTEPDKKNRFTYDYVGLKPDKLNKIKIQIVRGKDTINDTIEVYYTSQVGIDTQFMAEKVTNKYSVFNKQLELSFPKGTIMQSASMNSNSVTKYYPDTKLLFGIADPNDGVVERRNDYGIYFNNNTEISGNNNLLDSLKSNFTTTADTFNFTRVSNIYWISGGVGELGDKGVTTGYKPATNGLAPYSTEGFFTKFEAEREIVPSQRGSLKLTYNSNVVDEAGSLVTVFKYTEVGGKGRWTRVPGEVNTKAHTVTIPFDEFGYYAVYKLNRSFSDITNHPWARNILNALYSKGIMEYLRSDAFGADDLTTRGEFATLLVKGLSLPLIPEDKKQTFFDVPFGAKTATWDYEHLETAARAGIITGRTEGFFSPNTTISRQDAAVMIARALKLKLSLNDAKLKSSVAKSFLDSGKIDYYALPAVEAVTKAKIMSGSPVTLPGAKKASFNFNPQSDMTRAEAGKIAVELLKKSTNIFPKNFS; this is encoded by the coding sequence ATGCAGCGTTTTAAGAAACCGCTCGTATGGCTGAGTTTGCTATCTTTACTTATTTCATTGATTCCTGCCATGGGAGTGGGAGGTTCAGAGGCTTATGCAGCAGACTTGAAAGCAACTACTTATTTCGCTCCCGATGACAGAGATATTCTAAAGACAGCTAACCTTGAGCTTGGCGCTATAGGTAACGGCACTGACCTAAGACAGAAGGTTAAAGTTACCTATAGTCCTACAATAGCTATTACGGGTTCTTATTCCAAAGTATCTAGTGATACCTTGAGTGCACAGGTTGATTTATTGTCATGGGATAACAATGGTGGTAGCAACGGTAAGGGCACATGGGTTGTCGACCGTGTCCATAGTGCTCCGGGGGCCGTGTTGCCTGATAACAGCAATTCCAATTTATTTAATGCTCCTAATTTGACTCTGTTTCCTGGATTGAACCGAATTACCCTTAAAGGGTCATTTGGACTTGTAGAAGGTTCAGAAACTTTCTATGTATTATATGATAAAGTTCCGTATTACACAGGGATTGCTATTACAGGTAGCGGATTTCTATCTGATATTAGTTTGAACGAAGGAACTCGTGTAGTAGTTAAAAGTCCACAGATTTCGTTGACGGGTAAAGTCTATAATACGTCCAAAGTGACTGTTACGATTGATGGCAAAGAGTTGTCAACGGATGTATTTAATAATGAATTGTTTACGCCTTCTATTAAATTGTCCCCAGGTCTGAATAAGTTGGCAATCAAGTTGACCAATGGATCGGACTCGTTGGAAATTACTCGTGAGGTATATTACTTCACTGACGAGAAACCTTTTATTGATATACATGTCCTGGATAACAATAATAGCTCGAAGCCGTATGATTTATTGACGAGTATCCCTACCTTGAAGAACGGTAGTAGTGATAATGATGTAATTGTGCAGATGATGATTCCTTTCTCTGCGGGAACAAAGGAATTCGCACAGGATTACAAAGTAAGTATAGATACTAACCCAGTAAACCCTGCTTCCATTGTAATGCTTTCAGCGAATCTCTATAATGACAAGGGAGAATTTATAGTACCAACTACAGGTTCGACTGAGGATGTTATCATTGAAGATTCGACTGGGCCAGCTTACCGGCTCGTAACTTTTCAAATTAAGGGTGTCCCTTTTCAACATGAGTCAGACGGATCGGTAAAAGCTACACAAAGTCCGAAGATTACAGTGAACTATGGAAGTAAGGTTTCAGCAGATCCTGTTCCTGTAACAACATGGGGCTTCGAGTCTTCCTATACCCCAGTTTATAAATTGTCTAATCTGACATCCATTAAGAATATTTATTATTTGCCTGATTATGTAAGTGGTGATAATGGTAAAGTAGGTGCTACCAGTAAGCTTCCTTTGAATAACGCAGCTGTTAACAGTAGCGACTTTTATATCATGGTGGAGACAGATGGTGGGATAACGACTGCAGATGCATTGAAGGCTAAATACCTGCCGTTAGGAACTAAGGAATTGTCAATTTCAACAACGGGAATACAAGCTCTAGATAAAGATGGTGTTAATATAACTAATACCTACATTTATAAAATCACTGGCTTTGCCAATGGAGTGCAAAAAGTAAGATTCGAATATCCATCGAAGTCTTCTACCTATGATGCGACGATTTCCTATTCGTCAATCAGTGGTATTCTGGTGGATAATTTGGTTGATGGACAGACCTATAAATATAACTCGAAACTTGATGGCGGCACGAGCATCACACAACTTGTTGTTTCGGGTGAATATTTTGGGTTTGATGTAAGTACCCCTGATAAGATTAAAGACCTTAATGCAGAGTATTCAGTTAACGGGATAAACATCGAGAAAGAGACTGACCCTACAAAATATGGTAGTGACACTAAGTTAATTGATACTACTACAGATCCTAAATTTCCTAAATTTAGTTTGTCCCTGAATATTTCAAAAGAAGGACCGCTCGTGGCAGGGGCGAACACGATTGAATTTAGAGGACGATACAAAGATGCAGCAGGGAATTATGTACCAATTGTTAAAAGTTTACGGATTTATATTGTCGATGAAAATGTGGCGGATATTACACAATTTCACCCAGGTAAGGTTCCACAAGCCGGTGTAGCAGGTCAACAGAGACCGCCGTTCCCGGCGCAGGATGATTTTATGTTGCCTGCAAATAACGCATTCAGAGAAGCTGTTGATGAAGCTATACGCAAAATAATAGAGATTCCAACAGAATTTACACTGAAAGACGGAAAATATACGACAAGTGAACAAAGCTATGATGTAATCATCCGTGGTAGTGGTACAAGTAAGGTCAACCTTTATTTTGGTTCTGAGAAGATATTTTCAATTGATATTCCGGGAATTGCAGATAAGTTCACTGCTGTGAATGGTTTTTACCCAGAAACCACGAAGGAATATTATTATGAGGTAGTTGGTAATAGTAATGACTTTTTACTTCGAATTAGAAATAATGAAGAGATTGACGCTAATGGGAACGTGAAATACCTGGGGAACTTCCAATTTGCGAAGGATACGACAGGCACACATGTCTATAATTTAGAGCTGATTAATGAGACAGGTGCACGTACAAATCAACGAATGGAAATTACACGGGAAGTTGCACCATATCGATTGCTTGCACCGCAACCGACTGTAGGGGATCAGTATGTAGTTAATAAGAACTTCGTTCGCTTTGACATTGAAGCTGAAGGAGCAACTAAGGTTATTATTGGTAAAGATGAGGCAACCCCTCGCACAGAACCTGATAAGAAGAACCGTTTCACCTACGACTATGTGGGATTGAAGCCTGATAAATTGAACAAAATTAAAATTCAAATTGTACGTGGTAAAGATACAATTAATGACACCATTGAAGTGTATTACACCAGTCAAGTGGGGATAGATACCCAATTCATGGCGGAAAAGGTAACTAATAAGTATTCAGTATTTAATAAACAACTTGAATTATCGTTCCCTAAAGGAACGATTATGCAATCCGCAAGTATGAATTCCAATAGTGTTACTAAATATTATCCGGATACAAAATTATTGTTTGGTATTGCAGATCCTAATGATGGAGTAGTGGAACGTCGTAACGATTACGGTATTTACTTTAATAATAATACTGAAATCAGCGGTAACAATAATCTGTTAGATTCTCTTAAGAGTAATTTCACTACAACAGCAGATACATTCAACTTTACACGTGTATCCAATATTTACTGGATCAGCGGTGGAGTTGGGGAACTTGGAGATAAAGGTGTCACAACGGGTTATAAGCCAGCGACAAATGGTCTGGCTCCGTATTCAACTGAGGGATTCTTTACCAAGTTTGAGGCGGAACGTGAGATTGTTCCTTCACAACGAGGGAGCCTGAAATTAACTTATAACAGCAATGTTGTAGATGAAGCAGGATCTCTAGTGACAGTGTTTAAATATACTGAGGTCGGTGGTAAAGGTAGATGGACCCGTGTGCCTGGGGAAGTGAACACGAAGGCTCACACCGTTACTATTCCTTTTGATGAATTTGGTTACTATGCAGTCTACAAATTGAATCGTAGCTTCTCTGATATTACGAATCACCCATGGGCTCGTAATATTCTGAACGCTTTGTATTCTAAGGGAATTATGGAATACTTACGTTCAGATGCTTTTGGAGCGGATGATCTGACTACTCGAGGAGAATTTGCTACATTACTAGTGAAAGGTTTGAGCTTACCGCTCATTCCAGAAGATAAGAAGCAGACGTTCTTTGATGTTCCTTTCGGTGCAAAGACAGCGACATGGGATTATGAACATTT